From the genome of Cytobacillus firmus, one region includes:
- the wrbA gene encoding NAD(P)H:quinone oxidoreductase yields the protein MENVKLAVIFYSMGGTNYQLSKWAEEGGKEAGAEVKVFKVPELAPQSAIEGNPAWKATVEATKDVPEIKPDDLEWADAIIFSVPTRFGNMPSQMKQFLDTTGGLWAKGKLANKAVSAMTSAQNPHGGQEATILSLYTTMYHWGAIVAAPGYTDPVLFGAGGNPYGTSVTVGQDGKMIEDVKEAVKHQAKRTVTVAGWIKRGNQ from the coding sequence ATGGAAAATGTAAAATTGGCAGTCATTTTTTACAGCATGGGCGGAACAAACTATCAATTGTCTAAATGGGCGGAGGAAGGCGGCAAAGAAGCTGGTGCGGAAGTTAAAGTTTTTAAGGTCCCGGAACTGGCGCCGCAATCAGCAATTGAAGGCAATCCTGCATGGAAAGCTACTGTCGAGGCGACAAAGGATGTGCCTGAAATTAAGCCGGACGATCTTGAATGGGCAGACGCCATTATATTCAGCGTACCGACCCGTTTCGGCAATATGCCTTCCCAAATGAAGCAGTTCCTTGATACAACTGGCGGTCTCTGGGCAAAAGGAAAGCTTGCGAATAAGGCAGTTAGTGCAATGACATCAGCACAAAATCCGCATGGCGGCCAGGAAGCAACGATTCTTTCACTTTATACTACGATGTACCATTGGGGTGCGATTGTGGCTGCTCCTGGTTATACGGATCCGGTTCTTTTCGGAGCTGGCGGCAATCCATATGGAACAAGCGTAACGGTTGGCCAGGATGGAAAAATGATTGAAGATGTGAAGGAAGCTGTTAAACATCAGGCGAAAAGAACTGTCACTGTTGCTGGGTGGATTAAAAGAGGTAATCAATAA
- a CDS encoding glycosyltransferase family 2 protein, whose product MEPSSIPADPFIKRRRNKVYLSINKKFVISHLISLLWMAFSIYLSLPWLKDLSDIVTLPISILIIGGIAYVPGYMNAFLLMSLLLDRQPSFKNPDPDKEVTLLVAAFNEEKTIFQTLSYVAGQDYHGKIKVIVIDNRSTDNTHLEIVRAQKELNLAIDILKEPKTGKFHALNKGLQHVTTEYVITLDADTLLHPSAVRFLVSRMESSPEEVCAVAGSMLVRNSRENLLTKTQEWDYYLGIASIKRLQGLYQGTLVAQGAFSLYKTDSVRQVNGWPDAIGEDIVLTWRLLQKEWKVYFEPLAAAFTDVPSTLSHFAKQRSRWARGMIEGLNEIKPWNQPQIYTKYLTGVNLVMPYLDMMYTFFWIPGLMLAFFGYFWIVGPMTLFVLPLTMLSYGILYMYQKHYVFKNLNLKVRKNILGFFTFILFYQMIMSPISVWGYLQELFKSKRVWE is encoded by the coding sequence ATGGAGCCGAGTTCCATCCCTGCAGATCCGTTCATAAAACGCAGGAGAAATAAAGTTTATTTATCCATAAATAAGAAATTTGTCATAAGTCACCTGATTTCTCTATTATGGATGGCTTTTTCTATATATCTATCATTGCCCTGGCTGAAGGATCTATCAGACATTGTCACACTCCCGATCAGCATTCTTATTATTGGGGGTATTGCCTATGTACCGGGCTATATGAATGCCTTTCTGTTGATGAGCCTGCTTTTGGACAGGCAGCCATCTTTTAAGAATCCGGATCCTGATAAGGAAGTGACATTGCTGGTAGCCGCCTTCAATGAAGAAAAAACAATCTTTCAAACGTTAAGCTATGTGGCAGGCCAGGACTATCATGGGAAGATTAAGGTCATCGTTATAGACAATCGTTCTACAGACAATACTCACCTTGAAATAGTAAGAGCACAAAAAGAGCTTAACCTTGCGATTGATATTTTGAAGGAACCAAAGACCGGGAAATTCCATGCATTAAATAAAGGCCTTCAGCATGTGACAACAGAATATGTTATCACACTTGATGCAGATACCCTGCTGCACCCTTCAGCTGTCCGCTTTTTAGTATCACGCATGGAAAGCAGTCCTGAAGAGGTGTGTGCGGTAGCGGGCTCGATGCTTGTACGCAATAGCCGGGAAAACCTTTTGACGAAAACACAGGAGTGGGACTATTACCTGGGTATAGCCTCAATAAAAAGACTGCAGGGGTTATATCAGGGAACACTGGTTGCACAGGGGGCTTTCAGTTTATACAAAACTGACTCCGTCCGCCAGGTAAATGGCTGGCCAGATGCCATTGGCGAAGATATTGTATTGACTTGGAGGCTGCTTCAGAAGGAATGGAAAGTATATTTTGAGCCGCTGGCTGCAGCTTTTACAGATGTTCCTTCTACGTTATCCCACTTTGCAAAGCAAAGATCAAGGTGGGCAAGGGGAATGATTGAAGGCCTGAATGAAATCAAGCCATGGAATCAGCCGCAAATATACACAAAATATTTAACAGGTGTTAACCTGGTTATGCCATATCTGGATATGATGTATACTTTTTTCTGGATTCCCGGATTAATGCTTGCGTTCTTCGGCTACTTCTGGATAGTTGGCCCGATGACCTTGTTTGTGCTGCCGCTTACCATGTTAAGCTACGGAATCTTATACATGTATCAAAAGCATTATGTGTTTAAAAATCTGAATCTGAAAGTCAGAAAGAATATTTTAGGATTCTTTACGTTTATCCTGTTCTATCAAATGATCATGTCACCCATATCTGTATGGGGGTACCTTCAGGAACTTTTCAAATCAAAACGAGTCTGGGAATGA
- a CDS encoding molybdopterin-containing oxidoreductase family protein: MNSYSSTLNGVFPSVCSLDCPDQCGLLVHKKEGKIVKIEGDPNHPVTQGNICTKVRSMPSRIYDRNRLKYPMKRAGAKGEGHFVQIGWKEAIDTITSRWKDLIAENGPESILPYSFYGNMGRLSAEGMDRRFFHKLGASRLDRTICQSAGTAGYAYTMGGSFGIDPEDTIHSKLIILWGINAVSTNMHQMILAQKARKNGAKIVVIDVHKNQTGKMADWFIPITPGTDTALALSIMHVLFAENLVDEAFLEEFTIGHQELREHVKQYDPETAAGITGVPKEDIIKLARMYGETSPAFIRIGNGPQHHDNGGMCIRTIACLPAITGQWLIRGGGAIKGNSGYLAFNTGALQRPDLLHKKNTRIVNMNRIGSALLELEKPIKSMYVYGSNPAVVAPEGNKVRQGLQREDLFLVVHDLFLTETAKYADIVLPASSSFENTDIYSSYWHHYMQIQEPVIEPYGESKSNVEVFRLLAEGMGYHDAVFYETEEEMINAALDFPANPFIEEINAESLRKNKFIKARVKPLFPGRLPTPSGKIELYSQGMKDDGHPPLPTYIQLKEDDTFPFLFVPAPNHNFLNSTFSHNEKHAAMEKEPRIHLNSKDAKNAGIEDGEIVRIWNERGECELKAAVGELVLPGTAVSQGIWADIPGTKHLVNSLTPDRLSDMGGGAVFFSGRVNVSKIIIE; encoded by the coding sequence ATGAACTCTTACAGCAGTACCTTAAATGGTGTTTTCCCATCTGTCTGCTCCTTGGATTGCCCGGATCAATGCGGCCTTTTGGTACATAAAAAAGAAGGAAAAATCGTTAAGATTGAAGGAGACCCCAATCATCCTGTCACACAGGGGAATATATGCACCAAGGTCCGCAGCATGCCTTCAAGGATTTATGATCGGAATCGGCTCAAGTATCCAATGAAGCGTGCCGGAGCCAAAGGTGAAGGGCATTTTGTACAGATTGGATGGAAAGAAGCTATAGACACGATAACATCCAGATGGAAGGACCTAATTGCCGAAAACGGTCCTGAGAGCATCCTGCCATACAGTTTTTATGGTAATATGGGCAGATTAAGTGCAGAAGGAATGGACCGCCGTTTCTTCCATAAACTCGGAGCATCCCGTCTAGACAGGACGATTTGCCAATCTGCCGGTACAGCAGGATATGCGTATACAATGGGAGGCAGCTTTGGGATTGACCCGGAGGATACCATCCATTCAAAGCTCATTATTTTATGGGGCATTAATGCAGTCAGCACAAACATGCATCAAATGATTCTCGCCCAGAAAGCAAGGAAAAACGGTGCGAAAATCGTTGTAATTGATGTCCATAAAAACCAGACCGGGAAAATGGCCGACTGGTTTATACCCATTACACCCGGCACCGATACTGCTCTGGCACTTAGTATCATGCATGTTCTGTTTGCAGAAAATTTAGTGGATGAGGCCTTTCTCGAGGAGTTTACGATTGGCCATCAGGAACTTCGCGAACATGTGAAGCAATATGACCCTGAAACAGCAGCCGGGATAACAGGTGTGCCGAAAGAGGATATTATCAAATTAGCCCGTATGTATGGAGAAACTTCCCCAGCTTTTATCCGTATCGGCAACGGGCCTCAGCATCATGACAATGGAGGAATGTGCATCCGCACCATCGCATGTCTTCCTGCCATTACAGGACAATGGCTCATAAGGGGCGGCGGTGCCATCAAGGGAAACTCCGGCTATCTTGCTTTTAATACTGGAGCTCTTCAAAGGCCTGATCTCCTGCACAAAAAGAATACACGCATTGTTAATATGAATCGGATTGGTTCTGCATTGCTTGAACTGGAAAAACCGATTAAATCGATGTATGTCTATGGAAGCAACCCTGCTGTTGTGGCACCGGAAGGGAATAAAGTCCGACAAGGGCTGCAAAGGGAGGATTTGTTCCTTGTGGTCCATGATCTGTTCTTAACCGAAACGGCTAAATATGCTGATATTGTGCTTCCGGCGTCTTCTTCTTTTGAAAATACGGATATATATTCATCGTATTGGCATCACTACATGCAAATACAGGAGCCAGTCATTGAACCTTACGGCGAGTCAAAGTCAAATGTCGAAGTGTTTCGGCTTCTTGCAGAAGGAATGGGCTATCATGATGCGGTATTTTATGAAACGGAAGAAGAAATGATTAATGCCGCATTGGATTTTCCAGCTAACCCTTTCATTGAAGAAATCAATGCTGAATCCCTAAGGAAAAACAAGTTTATCAAAGCGAGGGTAAAACCGCTGTTTCCCGGCAGGCTCCCCACGCCAAGCGGAAAAATTGAATTATATTCGCAGGGAATGAAAGATGATGGACATCCTCCTTTGCCTACCTATATACAGCTGAAGGAAGACGACACCTTCCCGTTTTTATTTGTGCCTGCACCCAATCATAACTTTTTGAATTCAACCTTTTCACATAATGAAAAACATGCAGCTATGGAGAAGGAGCCCCGCATTCACTTGAATAGTAAGGATGCGAAGAATGCTGGTATTGAGGATGGTGAGATAGTCCGCATTTGGAATGAGCGCGGAGAATGCGAACTCAAAGCGGCTGTTGGGGAGCTTGTCCTTCCAGGCACGGCAGTTTCTCAGGGAATCTGGGCAGATATTCCGGGAACCAAACATTTGGTCAATTCGCTGACACCGGACCGTCTTTCCGATATGGGCGGCGGTGCCGTGTTCTTTTCAGGCCGGGTAAACGTTTCGAAAATCATAATAGAATAA
- a CDS encoding response regulator, whose product MALKIAIVDDHKLFREGVKRILEMEEDLEVVAEGEDGRDALIIDKNYKPDVIIMDIDMPNMNGIKATDKLNENKSKSKVIILSFYDDENYVTRVLQNGAAGYLLKDIGAKGLIEAIRIVASGGSYLDPKVTQNIIKEYKRLTELNSGSNHASSQNYQRPLHILTRRECEVLQLLADGNSNTGISKALFISDKTVKNHVSSILRKIKVHDRTQAVLLAIKKGWVRIS is encoded by the coding sequence ATGGCGCTGAAAATTGCGATTGTAGATGATCATAAGCTCTTCAGAGAAGGGGTCAAACGGATACTGGAAATGGAAGAGGACCTTGAAGTAGTTGCTGAAGGGGAAGATGGCCGTGATGCTCTCATAATTGATAAGAATTATAAGCCTGACGTTATAATTATGGATATCGATATGCCTAATATGAATGGCATCAAAGCAACGGATAAGCTGAATGAAAACAAATCAAAAAGCAAAGTCATTATTTTATCTTTTTATGATGATGAGAATTATGTCACGAGGGTGCTCCAGAATGGTGCAGCCGGATACCTGCTTAAAGATATTGGTGCAAAAGGGCTAATCGAAGCGATCAGGATTGTTGCCAGTGGAGGCAGTTATCTGGATCCCAAGGTTACGCAAAATATTATAAAGGAATACAAAAGGCTTACAGAATTAAATTCAGGCAGCAATCATGCGTCAAGTCAGAACTATCAGCGTCCACTGCATATATTGACTCGCCGCGAATGCGAGGTGCTTCAGCTGCTGGCAGATGGGAATAGCAATACTGGCATCAGTAAAGCACTTTTTATTAGCGATAAAACGGTTAAAAATCATGTAAGCAGCATTTTGAGAAAGATAAAAGTTCATGATCGGACACAGGCAGTCCTTCTTGCCATCAAAAAGGGCTGGGTCAGAATCAGTTAG
- the zupT gene encoding zinc transporter ZupT — MSQEVLFALGLTLFAGLATGIGSLMAFFTSRTNTKFLSLALGFSAGVMIYVSMIEIFVKAKDALVGALGQVSGNWATVGGFFGGILLIAIIDRFIPKKDNPHEVRTVEEMNDSGNTVKDPALLKMGTFAALAIAIHNFPEGIATFTSALQDPSLGIAIAAAIAIHNIPEGIAVSVPVYYATGSKKKAFKLSFLSGLSEPVGALVAYLILMPYLNDVMFGIIFAAVAGIMVFISLDELLPAAKKYDEAHTSIYGLVAGMAVMALSLLLFI; from the coding sequence ATGTCGCAGGAAGTATTATTTGCATTAGGTCTTACTTTGTTTGCCGGCTTAGCGACAGGTATTGGCAGTTTAATGGCTTTTTTTACTTCTAGAACGAATACGAAGTTTTTATCATTGGCACTTGGCTTTTCCGCAGGAGTGATGATTTATGTCTCCATGATTGAAATCTTTGTAAAAGCCAAAGATGCACTTGTAGGAGCATTAGGTCAAGTAAGCGGAAACTGGGCAACTGTTGGAGGTTTTTTTGGGGGGATTCTCCTTATTGCAATAATTGACCGGTTTATTCCTAAAAAGGATAATCCCCATGAAGTGAGGACAGTTGAAGAAATGAATGATTCCGGAAACACCGTCAAGGATCCGGCACTCTTAAAAATGGGGACCTTTGCGGCATTGGCGATTGCGATTCATAACTTCCCGGAAGGAATTGCAACATTTACTTCTGCACTCCAGGATCCTTCGCTTGGAATCGCCATTGCGGCAGCCATTGCCATTCATAATATACCAGAGGGGATTGCTGTCTCAGTTCCTGTCTATTATGCCACAGGAAGCAAGAAGAAGGCTTTTAAACTCTCATTTTTATCAGGGCTGTCAGAGCCGGTTGGCGCATTAGTGGCCTACTTGATTTTAATGCCATATTTAAACGATGTCATGTTTGGTATCATTTTTGCCGCAGTTGCCGGAATAATGGTGTTCATTTCACTTGATGAATTATTGCCGGCTGCCAAGAAGTATGATGAAGCTCATACCTCCATTTATGGTCTTGTGGCAGGGATGGCCGTCATGGCGCTCAGCCTGCTGCTGTTTATATAA
- a CDS encoding pirin family protein has product MQNEKVTKREIASIRKVKLQEHSPIHAAGPVIEPGNWEKYDPFLLMMEDKFQKGAFDIHPHCGIETVTYVIEGAIEHYDSHSGEGGLLGPGDVQWMTAGSGVVHNEVPSEGITAHSLQLWINLPREKKMTAPRYQNLKGSEVPAREEEGAVFKVFSGSSRGVVSPTLNHVPVTMVEVRMEKGAAASQELPGSYKGFIYIIEGSGIFGENEVHGANGQVLELGEGRNGESEIAVKAEEQMRFLLYAGEPVKEQVVARGPFVMNTEEEIRTAYKEYMNGTFLK; this is encoded by the coding sequence ATGCAGAATGAAAAAGTAACAAAGCGGGAGATTGCTTCCATCAGGAAAGTAAAATTGCAGGAGCACAGTCCCATTCATGCAGCAGGTCCTGTGATAGAACCGGGAAATTGGGAGAAGTATGACCCCTTTCTGCTGATGATGGAAGATAAGTTTCAAAAGGGAGCGTTTGACATTCATCCCCATTGCGGGATTGAGACGGTAACTTATGTCATTGAAGGGGCCATTGAGCACTATGACAGCCATTCAGGTGAGGGCGGTTTGTTAGGTCCTGGTGATGTTCAATGGATGACAGCAGGGAGCGGTGTCGTTCATAATGAAGTGCCATCTGAAGGAATTACTGCCCATTCGCTGCAGCTGTGGATCAATCTTCCACGGGAAAAGAAAATGACAGCACCAAGATACCAAAACCTTAAAGGCAGTGAAGTACCTGCCCGGGAGGAAGAGGGTGCAGTTTTTAAAGTCTTCTCCGGTTCCTCTAGAGGAGTTGTATCACCAACCTTAAATCATGTGCCTGTCACAATGGTTGAAGTAAGGATGGAAAAAGGCGCTGCAGCTTCACAGGAACTGCCTGGCAGCTACAAAGGCTTTATTTATATTATAGAGGGCAGCGGTATTTTTGGAGAAAATGAAGTTCATGGGGCCAATGGCCAGGTCCTTGAATTGGGGGAAGGCAGGAACGGTGAAAGCGAAATAGCCGTTAAAGCCGAAGAGCAAATGCGTTTTCTGCTATATGCAGGTGAGCCGGTCAAAGAACAGGTTGTGGCCCGTGGACCGTTTGTCATGAATACGGAAGAAGAAATACGGACCGCTTATAAGGAATATATGAATGGTACCTTTCTAAAATAA
- a CDS encoding topology modulation protein, with product MKRVMVIGTSAGAGKSTFARKLGEKTGIEVHHLDVLYWKPGWVERELQEFSDAQREIVKKKQWIIEGNYSNTFEIRAAACDTVIYLEIPLYLCLYRVLKRWVTNLGKTRPDMAAGCTEKMDWKFIKFIVTTYELRKKKMAERLDRFAAEGKKVVVLKNKADMHSYIDDLNFKNNNAS from the coding sequence TTGAAAAGAGTGATGGTGATTGGGACTTCAGCAGGCGCAGGAAAATCAACCTTCGCCAGAAAATTGGGCGAGAAAACAGGCATTGAGGTACATCATCTTGATGTTTTATACTGGAAGCCCGGCTGGGTGGAAAGGGAGCTTCAGGAATTTTCGGATGCACAGCGTGAAATAGTAAAAAAAAAGCAGTGGATTATTGAAGGCAATTACAGCAATACTTTTGAAATCAGGGCAGCGGCATGTGATACAGTCATATATCTGGAAATTCCCCTGTATCTCTGTCTGTACAGGGTATTAAAAAGGTGGGTGACCAATCTTGGCAAAACCCGGCCAGATATGGCTGCCGGGTGCACGGAGAAAATGGACTGGAAGTTTATTAAATTCATTGTGACAACATACGAACTCCGTAAAAAGAAAATGGCTGAGCGGCTTGACAGGTTTGCTGCAGAAGGAAAAAAGGTCGTTGTATTAAAGAACAAAGCGGATATGCATTCATACATAGATGATCTTAATTTTAAGAATAACAATGCTTCATAG
- a CDS encoding helix-turn-helix domain-containing protein — MNRFYKRYSDLIFHLLSENKWISLAQLAERTGFSKSTIWRDLEFLETILPEDWKLEKHDTFGVRLRKPESGTLESILREIRDKNTYFHTLKLILLSDGIDISLISKEVHISRSTAYRHIEKLQEVLQESQLTLTSSPFKVIGDERNIRRFIMQYLDLMSFKPEAEKDWLYSGDFQSALLEQTSSYSMTLRTGAVQRLKMILYISNLRMSMGYFVSFPKTLVDAYKESKFFLSAKEIVHFMAKANIPSRETQLQEILFFAIYLMSEERPTNRSQHLRYLRRRRIGEREHPFSVYLENLSNIAGFNLTDDDIFLFHIYQTFKRIYLEKELNTETLHSSMIQYLPYYETNPLFKTIEDLGVKTFSKVPLIFKKLDVLEIFTLLQAAILRRRNRHVIQAALVCRTYYEKDYIREVLNYHFGKQLSISTLDSSSIDLISEYEEFDLVISTDLDHSSKLIGDLPAINVSAFPTGSELMEIRQFIHDHFLKQMDLDEEMIYPYEKQDETYK; from the coding sequence ATGAACCGGTTTTATAAACGCTACTCAGATTTAATCTTTCATTTGCTCAGTGAAAATAAATGGATCAGTTTAGCTCAGCTGGCAGAACGAACAGGTTTTTCAAAAAGCACGATATGGCGTGATCTGGAATTCCTGGAGACGATACTACCGGAGGATTGGAAGCTGGAAAAGCATGATACTTTTGGCGTTAGGCTGAGAAAACCTGAAAGCGGGACTCTGGAGAGCATTTTAAGAGAAATTCGCGATAAGAATACTTATTTCCATACGTTAAAGCTGATTTTATTAAGCGATGGAATAGATATTTCTCTGATATCCAAAGAGGTGCATATAAGCCGTTCGACCGCATACCGCCACATTGAAAAGCTTCAGGAGGTTCTTCAGGAATCACAGCTTACTTTAACTTCGAGTCCTTTCAAAGTAATCGGTGATGAAAGAAATATCAGGCGTTTTATCATGCAATACTTAGATTTAATGAGCTTTAAACCGGAAGCTGAGAAGGATTGGCTGTATTCCGGCGATTTTCAGTCGGCGCTGCTGGAGCAGACCTCGAGCTATTCGATGACTCTCCGGACAGGAGCCGTTCAACGCCTCAAAATGATCTTATATATTTCAAATCTGCGTATGTCTATGGGCTATTTTGTTTCGTTTCCAAAAACTTTGGTGGATGCATATAAAGAAAGTAAATTTTTTCTCTCTGCTAAGGAAATAGTGCATTTTATGGCTAAAGCCAATATTCCTTCCAGGGAAACACAGCTCCAGGAAATACTTTTCTTTGCCATTTATTTAATGAGTGAAGAAAGGCCGACGAATAGATCGCAGCATCTGCGTTATCTCCGCAGGAGGAGGATAGGCGAAAGGGAACATCCTTTTTCTGTCTACTTAGAAAACCTTTCGAATATTGCTGGCTTTAATTTAACAGATGATGATATCTTTCTTTTTCACATTTACCAGACATTCAAGAGAATTTATCTTGAAAAAGAATTAAATACCGAAACACTCCATAGCTCAATGATACAATATCTTCCATATTATGAGACTAATCCACTTTTCAAAACAATAGAGGACCTGGGAGTCAAAACATTCTCGAAAGTCCCCCTTATTTTTAAAAAGCTGGATGTTCTTGAAATCTTTACTCTTCTCCAGGCTGCTATTCTGCGAAGGAGGAATAGGCATGTAATACAAGCTGCGCTTGTATGCCGGACATATTATGAAAAAGATTATATTAGGGAAGTGCTAAATTATCATTTTGGAAAACAGCTTTCTATATCAACGCTTGATTCATCAAGCATCGATTTAATTTCAGAATATGAAGAGTTTGATCTGGTCATTTCAACCGATCTTGATCATTCATCCAAGCTGATAGGGGATCTGCCAGCCATAAATGTTTCTGCATTTCCGACAGGATCAGAGCTTATGGAAATCAGGCAATTCATTCATGATCATTTTTTAAAACAAATGGACCTGGACGAAGAGATGATCTATCCCTATGAAAAGCAGGATGAGACATACAAATAA
- a CDS encoding YitT family protein yields the protein MALTKKKRVVKEIKQLIMITIGAMIAAAGLEFFLVPNSILDGGVIGLSIIAAELTGMTMSIFLILLNLPFLYIGYRKIGMKFTIHTLFGVIVLSASTAYLHHFEPVTDDLFLATVIGAVILGTGVGLVIRTGGALDGSEIIAILVSKKRPVSVGQFIMIVNVFIFILAAFLVFSWETAMYSIITYYIAYKMIDIVVEGIEELKSVTIISDVPEEISSELQKQLGRGMTYIQGQGVFTGEPKKIIYTIVTRIELSTLRSIVEDIDPRALVAIENIADVSGSNFDKGTAH from the coding sequence ATGGCATTAACGAAGAAAAAACGGGTAGTAAAAGAGATAAAACAGCTAATCATGATCACGATAGGTGCGATGATTGCAGCAGCAGGACTTGAGTTTTTCCTCGTTCCGAACAGCATCCTTGATGGCGGTGTTATTGGTCTATCCATAATTGCCGCAGAGCTGACCGGGATGACCATGAGTATATTTTTAATCCTTCTTAACCTCCCATTTCTTTATATTGGCTACCGCAAAATAGGAATGAAATTCACGATACATACCTTATTCGGAGTAATTGTTTTATCCGCAAGTACCGCATATCTCCATCATTTTGAGCCTGTTACAGATGATTTATTTCTGGCAACAGTCATTGGAGCAGTCATTCTGGGAACAGGGGTTGGCCTTGTGATCAGAACTGGCGGAGCTTTGGATGGATCAGAGATTATCGCCATCCTGGTCAGCAAGAAGCGTCCGGTATCTGTCGGCCAATTTATCATGATTGTCAACGTATTTATCTTTATACTTGCAGCTTTCCTCGTTTTCAGCTGGGAAACAGCCATGTACTCCATTATCACCTATTATATTGCTTACAAAATGATTGATATCGTTGTAGAAGGTATAGAAGAGCTGAAGTCGGTTACGATCATTTCTGATGTGCCTGAAGAAATCTCATCAGAGCTCCAAAAGCAATTGGGACGCGGAATGACTTATATTCAGGGCCAGGGTGTTTTTACCGGAGAGCCTAAAAAGATCATCTATACAATTGTAACAAGGATTGAGTTATCCACGCTCCGTTCCATTGTGGAAGATATTGATCCCAGGGCATTAGTGGCTATTGAAAATATTGCCGATGTCAGCGGCAGCAATTTTGATAAAGGTACAGCGCACTAA
- a CDS encoding alpha/beta hydrolase, giving the protein MKHIFQKGKDPSKPVLLLLHGTGGTETDLLPLAGHIDPEASVLSVRGNVLENGMPRFFRRLAEGVFDEEDLLFRTKELNGFLDEAAQKYGFERDNIVAIGYSNGANIAGSLLFHHENALKAAILHHPMVPRRGAELPDLSGTSVFIAAGTNDPICPAEESTDLQSLLESAGAKVELHWESFGHQLTMGEVQAAARWYKKI; this is encoded by the coding sequence ATGAAACATATTTTTCAAAAAGGAAAAGATCCTTCCAAGCCTGTATTATTGCTGCTTCACGGAACGGGAGGTACAGAAACTGACCTGCTTCCGCTTGCAGGTCATATTGATCCGGAGGCTTCTGTTCTAAGTGTGCGCGGTAATGTGCTGGAGAATGGGATGCCAAGATTTTTCCGCAGGCTGGCAGAAGGTGTCTTTGATGAAGAAGATCTGCTTTTTCGCACAAAAGAATTAAACGGCTTTTTAGATGAAGCCGCACAGAAATACGGTTTTGAACGAGACAACATTGTGGCAATCGGCTATTCAAATGGAGCTAATATTGCAGGAAGCTTATTATTTCATCATGAAAACGCCTTAAAAGCAGCGATTCTGCATCATCCAATGGTTCCAAGGCGTGGTGCTGAATTACCTGATCTCAGCGGAACATCAGTATTTATCGCGGCTGGGACCAATGATCCGATTTGTCCTGCAGAAGAATCCACTGATTTACAGTCATTATTGGAAAGTGCAGGAGCGAAAGTCGAGCTTCACTGGGAAAGTTTTGGCCATCAATTAACCATGGGTGAAGTGCAGGCTGCAGCCCGATGGTATAAAAAAATTTAA
- a CDS encoding DUF3219 family protein produces the protein MVTEIQLNDTKIKITQYDEKKIEGKTQISLTFYVTSDDYHDIATLLYKGTFDVIVPERHLEFRGTIQEYSTSITNLYEKGQIGEYKLTLKEAE, from the coding sequence ATGGTTACAGAAATCCAACTAAATGATACTAAAATTAAAATCACACAATATGATGAAAAAAAGATAGAAGGTAAAACTCAGATATCGTTAACTTTTTATGTTACAAGTGACGACTACCATGACATAGCAACGTTACTTTACAAAGGAACATTTGATGTAATCGTACCCGAGAGACATCTTGAGTTCCGCGGAACGATTCAAGAATATTCAACATCAATTACGAATCTATACGAAAAAGGGCAAATTGGTGAATATAAACTGACTTTGAAAGAAGCGGAATAA